Proteins from a single region of Azospira inquinata:
- a CDS encoding type II secretion system protein: MKTFDKSRGFTLIELVMVIVILGVLAAVALPKFLDFGTDARVAVLKQTAGAMTTAANFGGARCQMTPGCANSGWSNNPVQSPDGTSGDMYNGFPTANADAADSHISHWFSISDDFVLSSSNIEYSDFSLKGAPEPSACAVRYQYAANYGEVPVVTITSSGC, translated from the coding sequence ATGAAGACTTTTGATAAAAGCCGGGGTTTTACTTTAATTGAATTGGTGATGGTGATCGTTATCCTGGGGGTACTGGCCGCCGTTGCTTTGCCCAAGTTTTTGGATTTTGGTACGGATGCGCGGGTTGCCGTATTAAAGCAAACCGCCGGAGCCATGACCACTGCGGCAAATTTTGGCGGCGCTCGATGCCAGATGACCCCGGGCTGCGCCAATTCGGGCTGGTCGAATAACCCGGTTCAGTCCCCGGATGGCACCTCGGGCGATATGTACAATGGATTTCCCACGGCCAATGCGGATGCGGCGGATTCCCACATCAGCCATTGGTTTTCCATTTCAGACGATTTTGTCCTGAGCTCCAGCAATATCGAATATAGCGACTTTTCGTTGAAAGGCGCGCCGGAGCCCTCCGCCTGCGCCGTTCGCTACCAATATGCCGCCAATTATGGGGAGGTGCCGGTGGTGACTATTACCAGCAGTGGTTGCTAG
- a CDS encoding LysR family transcriptional regulator, whose protein sequence is MIQSPLELRHLRTLAALRDTGSLSRAAELLNLTQSALSHQLKLLEGAYGAPLFERKSVPPRFTALGGKLLELADAFLPRVAETERDIARLAAGAAGQLRIAVECHTCFDWLMPAMDAFRERWPEVELDIVSGFHPDPVGLVHQDRADFALVSEVDGEERGIHFYPLFTFEIVAVLAANHPLLAKPWLAAEDFREQTLITYPIPDDMLDLVRQVLAPAGIQPQRRTTELTIAMLQLVASGRGVAAVPFWAVQNYLQRGYVQSRPVGPRGLYGRLFGACTDSRAGLPYMTDFVRLLREKCFLTLPGIRLL, encoded by the coding sequence ATGATTCAGAGTCCCCTTGAACTGCGCCACCTGCGTACCCTGGCCGCGCTGCGGGATACGGGCAGCCTGTCCCGGGCGGCGGAATTGCTCAATCTCACCCAGTCGGCCCTGTCCCACCAGTTGAAACTGCTGGAAGGGGCTTATGGGGCGCCCCTCTTTGAGCGCAAATCCGTGCCGCCCCGGTTCACTGCCCTGGGGGGCAAGTTACTGGAACTGGCGGACGCCTTTCTGCCCCGGGTGGCGGAGACGGAGCGGGACATTGCCCGGCTAGCAGCGGGGGCGGCGGGCCAATTGCGCATTGCCGTGGAATGCCATACCTGCTTCGACTGGCTGATGCCAGCTATGGATGCCTTTCGGGAACGCTGGCCCGAGGTGGAGCTGGATATCGTCTCCGGCTTTCATCCGGACCCGGTGGGACTGGTACACCAGGATCGGGCCGATTTCGCCCTGGTGTCGGAGGTGGACGGAGAAGAGCGGGGCATCCATTTCTATCCCCTGTTCACCTTTGAAATTGTGGCCGTCCTGGCCGCCAACCATCCCCTGCTGGCCAAGCCCTGGCTGGCAGCGGAAGATTTCCGGGAGCAGACTCTGATCACCTATCCCATTCCTGACGACATGCTGGATTTGGTACGCCAGGTTTTGGCCCCTGCGGGGATTCAGCCCCAGCGCCGCACCACGGAACTGACCATTGCCATGCTCCAGCTGGTGGCCAGCGGTCGGGGGGTGGCCGCTGTGCCTTTCTGGGCGGTGCAAAATTACTTGCAGCGGGGCTACGTGCAAAGCCGCCCGGTGGGCCCCCGGGGGCTCTACGGCCGTCTTTTTGGCGCCTGTACCGACTCCCGGGCCGGACTGCCTTATATGACCGATTTTGTCCGGCTGCTGAGGGAAAAGTGCTTTCTGACTCTGCCGGGTATTCGCCTGCTATAA
- a CDS encoding ABC-F family ATP-binding cassette domain-containing protein, giving the protein MIQLKNITLRRGAKVVLNQASVSLNPQEKVGLVGRNGAGKSSLFAMLNGSLHEDSGDCSIPPQWRMAQVAQDMPETDESATAFVIAGDQVLAAAQAEVTAAEATDDGMRMAHAYMALQDAGAHDAEARAQALILGLGFQVHELDRPVNSFSGGWRMRLQLARALMCPSDLLLLDEPTNHLDLDALVWLEAWLKRYDGTLIVISHDREFLDGVTNVTLHIDNAKLVRYGGNYSTFEAMRAEQMALQQAALAKQEERIAHLKKFIDRFKAKASKAKQAQSRVKALERMEKLSPVLAEADFTFDFQEPLNLPNPMLSLVDVAIGYPAPEESPDQGPAVIVRDIRRSVHGGQRIGILGANGQGKSTLVKTIARELAPLAGEVTEGKGLNIGYFAQQELDVLRPEENPLEHMKRLAKAVIAAGRSGHVAGREQDLRNFLGTFNFSGDMVKQAVGTMSGGEKARLVLCMLVWQRPNLLLLDEPTNHLDLATREALGVALNGFEGTVMLVSHDRSLLRSVCDEFWLVSRGGIAPFDGDMDDYQRYLLEEAKRARQAAAEERRVA; this is encoded by the coding sequence ATGATCCAGTTAAAAAACATCACCCTGCGCCGGGGCGCCAAGGTGGTTCTCAACCAGGCTTCCGTGAGCCTTAATCCCCAGGAAAAGGTGGGGCTGGTGGGGCGCAACGGGGCGGGCAAATCCTCCCTCTTCGCCATGCTCAACGGCAGTCTTCACGAAGACAGCGGCGACTGTTCCATCCCCCCCCAGTGGCGCATGGCCCAGGTGGCCCAGGACATGCCGGAAACGGATGAGAGCGCCACGGCCTTCGTGATCGCGGGGGATCAGGTGCTGGCCGCCGCCCAGGCCGAGGTGACCGCCGCCGAAGCCACCGATGACGGCATGCGCATGGCCCACGCCTACATGGCCTTGCAGGACGCCGGGGCCCACGACGCGGAAGCCCGGGCCCAGGCCCTGATCCTGGGCTTGGGGTTTCAGGTTCATGAATTGGATCGGCCGGTGAACAGCTTTTCCGGGGGCTGGCGCATGCGTCTCCAACTGGCCCGGGCGCTTATGTGCCCCTCGGACCTGCTGCTCCTGGACGAACCCACCAACCACTTGGACTTGGATGCCCTGGTGTGGCTGGAAGCCTGGCTCAAGCGCTATGACGGCACTCTGATCGTAATCAGCCACGACCGGGAATTCCTGGACGGGGTGACCAATGTGACCCTGCACATCGATAACGCCAAGCTGGTCCGCTACGGCGGCAACTACAGCACCTTTGAAGCCATGCGGGCGGAGCAGATGGCCTTGCAGCAGGCGGCCCTGGCCAAGCAGGAAGAGCGCATCGCCCACCTGAAAAAGTTTATCGACCGCTTCAAGGCCAAGGCCAGCAAGGCCAAGCAGGCCCAGAGCCGGGTCAAGGCCCTGGAACGGATGGAAAAGCTTTCCCCTGTGCTGGCGGAGGCGGACTTTACCTTCGACTTCCAGGAGCCCCTTAACCTGCCCAATCCCATGCTGTCTCTGGTGGATGTGGCCATCGGCTACCCGGCTCCGGAGGAGTCCCCAGATCAGGGCCCGGCGGTGATTGTGCGGGACATTCGCCGCTCCGTGCATGGGGGCCAGCGCATCGGCATTCTGGGGGCCAACGGCCAGGGCAAATCCACCCTGGTGAAGACCATCGCCCGGGAACTGGCGCCCCTGGCCGGGGAAGTCACCGAGGGCAAGGGCCTCAACATCGGCTATTTCGCCCAGCAGGAACTGGACGTGCTGCGCCCCGAGGAAAATCCCCTGGAACACATGAAGCGTCTGGCCAAGGCGGTCATCGCCGCCGGTCGCAGCGGCCACGTGGCGGGGCGGGAGCAGGATTTACGGAACTTCCTCGGCACCTTCAACTTCAGCGGTGACATGGTGAAGCAGGCCGTGGGCACCATGAGCGGCGGGGAAAAAGCCCGTCTGGTACTCTGTATGCTGGTCTGGCAGCGGCCCAATCTGCTGCTTCTGGATGAGCCCACCAATCACCTGGATTTGGCGACCCGGGAAGCCCTGGGGGTGGCCCTGAACGGCTTTGAAGGCACGGTCATGCTGGTGAGCCACGACCGTTCCCTGCTGCGCTCCGTGTGCGACGAATTTTGGCTGGTCTCCCGGGGCGGCATCGCCCCCTTCGACGGGGACATGGACGACTACCAGCGCTATCTGCTGGAAGAAGCCAAGCGCGCCCGTCAGGCCGCGGCGGAGGAGCGGCGGGTGGCCTGA
- a CDS encoding helix-turn-helix transcriptional regulator — translation MKKNLSPRERDSLLLDLLHQLMTEKITEGQLLRHLRKKVLGLSQDQYAKLTGISRRTLSDLELGKGASSLKLLNGVFKPLGLQVGLLPRSSLLRRQLFETLEQPDPSPSGSLTS, via the coding sequence ATGAAGAAGAATCTGAGTCCTCGGGAGCGGGATAGCCTGTTATTGGACCTGTTGCACCAGCTGATGACTGAAAAAATAACGGAAGGCCAACTCCTGCGGCATTTGCGCAAGAAAGTGCTCGGCCTGTCCCAGGATCAGTACGCCAAACTGACGGGGATCAGTCGTCGCACCCTTTCTGACCTGGAACTTGGCAAAGGCGCTTCCTCGCTAAAATTATTAAACGGGGTGTTTAAGCCCCTGGGGCTACAGGTCGGATTGCTGCCGCGCAGTTCCCTTTTACGTCGCCAATTGTTTGAAACGCTGGAACAGCCCGATCCTTCTCCTTCCGGGTCGCTAACTTCGTAA
- the dbpA gene encoding ATP-dependent RNA helicase DbpA — protein MTTSPESPAPALAPSDPATSQVQAAPGFDALGLAPAVVANLNQLGYVAMTPIQAAALPPALAGRDLIAQARTGSGKTAAYGLPLLTRLQPATLAVQALVLCPTRELAEQVTQELRRLGRFVDNLKILCLCGGSPLAPQADSLEHGVHVVVGTPGRLLDHLERGSLDLARVATLVLDEADRMLDMGFFDAIAQVVERCPSQRQTLLFSATYPEGIAQLAGCFLHQPETVKADESPAGGQIRQRFYEIKHEERFAAVVTLLRHFRPVSTLAFCNTKQQCRDLRDYLYQADIDALTLNGDLEQRDRDQVLIRFANRSCSVLVATDVAARGLDIDQLEAVINVDVTPDPEIYVHRIGRTGRGDRDGWAFSLVSPRDKRRVADIAQFTGMEPEWHGLGELQSHNDAPLVAPMATLLILGGRKDKLRAGDLLGALTGTVGLSKEQVGKITVTDQTSYVAVARPQAREALRRLTAGKVKGRKIKARLLED, from the coding sequence ATGACCACCTCTCCCGAATCCCCCGCGCCTGCCCTTGCCCCGTCGGACCCGGCGACGTCCCAGGTCCAGGCTGCCCCCGGCTTTGATGCCCTGGGCCTGGCCCCCGCCGTGGTGGCCAATCTGAACCAGCTGGGCTACGTGGCCATGACCCCCATCCAGGCCGCCGCCCTGCCCCCGGCCCTGGCCGGGCGGGATTTGATTGCCCAGGCCCGCACCGGCAGCGGCAAAACCGCCGCCTATGGCCTGCCCCTGCTCACGAGGCTCCAACCCGCCACCCTGGCGGTCCAGGCTCTGGTGCTGTGTCCCACCCGGGAGCTGGCGGAACAGGTCACCCAGGAACTGCGCCGTCTGGGCCGCTTCGTCGATAATCTGAAAATTCTCTGTCTGTGCGGCGGCAGCCCCCTGGCGCCCCAGGCGGACAGCCTGGAACACGGGGTCCATGTGGTGGTGGGCACCCCGGGGCGGCTCCTGGACCATCTGGAGCGGGGCAGTCTGGATCTGGCCCGGGTCGCCACCCTGGTGCTGGACGAGGCGGACCGGATGCTGGACATGGGCTTTTTCGATGCCATCGCCCAGGTGGTGGAACGCTGTCCGTCCCAGCGCCAGACCCTGCTCTTTTCCGCCACCTATCCGGAGGGTATCGCCCAGTTGGCAGGCTGCTTCCTGCACCAGCCGGAGACGGTGAAAGCCGACGAATCCCCCGCCGGGGGCCAGATCCGCCAGCGCTTTTACGAAATCAAGCATGAGGAACGCTTCGCCGCCGTGGTCACCCTGCTGCGCCATTTCCGCCCGGTGAGCACCCTGGCCTTCTGCAATACCAAGCAGCAATGCCGGGACCTGCGGGATTACCTGTATCAGGCGGACATCGACGCCCTGACCCTGAACGGGGACCTGGAACAGCGGGACCGGGATCAGGTGCTGATCCGCTTTGCCAACCGGAGCTGCTCCGTGCTGGTGGCCACGGACGTGGCGGCCCGGGGCCTGGACATCGACCAGCTGGAAGCGGTGATCAATGTGGATGTGACCCCGGACCCGGAAATTTACGTGCACCGCATCGGCCGCACCGGCCGGGGGGACCGGGACGGCTGGGCCTTCAGCCTGGTCAGCCCCCGGGATAAGCGCCGGGTGGCGGACATCGCCCAATTCACCGGCATGGAGCCGGAATGGCACGGCCTGGGGGAACTGCAAAGTCATAACGACGCCCCCCTGGTAGCCCCCATGGCCACCCTGCTGATTCTGGGCGGACGCAAGGACAAACTCCGGGCCGGGGACCTGCTGGGGGCCCTCACCGGCACCGTGGGCTTGAGCAAGGAACAGGTGGGCAAAATTACCGTCACGGACCAGACCAGCTACGTGGCCGTGGCCCGCCCCCAGGCCCGGGAAGCCCTGCGCCGCCTCACGGCGGGCAAGGTCAAAGGGCGCAAGATCAAGGCCCGGCTGCTGGAGGATTAG
- a CDS encoding MarC family protein, with translation MEFHAWLDMLVGLTVIVNPLLGATAYTTLTSGSDRASRQHTARLCALTVGAVLSVAALGGEALLRLFNIGLPEFQVGGGILLLLIAISMLHARLSPARANEEEASEALQKDQLGVVPIGIPILSGPGAISTVIIYAHQEAGWAHLAQLIGEIWVVAGGVWLALTVSDRLLAALGKTGINIATRIMGLLLAAIAVGFVTKGLKLLLPGLG, from the coding sequence ATGGAATTTCACGCCTGGCTGGACATGCTGGTGGGGCTGACGGTGATCGTCAATCCCCTGCTCGGCGCCACGGCCTACACCACCCTGACTAGCGGCAGCGACCGGGCGTCCCGGCAGCATACGGCTCGGCTCTGCGCCCTGACCGTGGGGGCGGTGCTGAGCGTGGCGGCCCTGGGAGGGGAAGCCCTGCTGCGGCTCTTCAACATCGGCCTGCCCGAATTCCAGGTGGGGGGCGGCATTCTCCTGCTGCTCATCGCCATCTCCATGCTCCACGCCCGTCTCAGCCCGGCCCGGGCCAATGAGGAAGAAGCCTCCGAGGCCCTGCAAAAGGACCAGCTGGGGGTGGTGCCCATCGGCATTCCCATTCTCTCCGGCCCGGGGGCCATCAGTACGGTCATCATCTACGCCCATCAGGAGGCGGGCTGGGCCCATCTGGCCCAGCTCATCGGGGAAATCTGGGTGGTGGCCGGGGGCGTCTGGCTAGCTCTCACCGTTTCGGACCGGCTCCTGGCGGCCCTGGGCAAAACCGGCATCAATATCGCCACCCGGATCATGGGCCTGTTGCTGGCGGCCATTGCGGTGGGCTTTGTCACCAAGGGCTTAAAGCTGCTCCTACCCGGCCTGGGTTAG
- the ycaO gene encoding 30S ribosomal protein S12 methylthiotransferase accessory factor YcaO, translating to MSVTQIPGKDAPLETSIARMQATLAAAGFQVEESAWLNPVEGVWSVHLRDRDCPLIYVNGKGGSQLAARASALGEFFERLCCNYFWSHYYWGVRAGAAGFVHYPQERWFPLGDGEAWPADLLDETLQAFYNPRGNIPARALVDFNSGNADRGICALPFQRQGDGATLYFPINVIANLYVSNGMSAGNSPAEAQTQALSEIFERYVKFKVIAEGLCLPEVPEEVIARYPRIAAGIAGLRAAGFGILVKDASLGGQFPVMNVTLLHPGDRGCYASFGAHPRFEVALERALTELLQGRALDGLFGFPEPGFDLEEAASAPNLEIHFVDSSGVLHWNFLRREADFPFCDWNFGGASSTGERDWLVNRVQELGHDVYLAEFGHLGVYVCRILVPGLSEIYPVDDLEWENTSVITDLRAPILALDGLDDEDCGDLLDALIDRGIADDRPVAALLGLAPDEGYWKSLRVGELKTQLALACGDREAILEGCQWARYFEENDPERRRLYACVESLVKLEDLGDGADVAEDFGQPLAQLYGPAVLAQAQALLEGEQRFPGFLPLGADLEASDLHRRLMAGYARLQASRTER from the coding sequence ATGTCAGTGACCCAGATTCCGGGCAAGGATGCCCCCCTCGAAACTTCCATTGCCCGTATGCAGGCCACCCTGGCGGCGGCGGGCTTTCAGGTGGAGGAGAGCGCCTGGCTGAATCCGGTGGAAGGGGTGTGGTCCGTGCATTTGCGGGATCGGGATTGCCCCCTCATTTACGTCAATGGCAAGGGGGGCTCCCAGTTGGCGGCCCGGGCCAGCGCCCTGGGGGAATTTTTCGAGCGCCTGTGCTGCAATTATTTCTGGAGCCATTACTACTGGGGCGTCCGGGCCGGGGCGGCGGGGTTTGTCCATTATCCCCAGGAACGCTGGTTTCCCCTGGGGGACGGGGAGGCTTGGCCCGCCGATCTGCTGGATGAGACCCTGCAAGCCTTCTACAACCCCCGGGGCAATATTCCCGCTCGGGCCCTGGTGGATTTCAATTCTGGCAACGCTGACCGAGGCATCTGCGCCTTGCCCTTCCAGCGCCAGGGGGACGGGGCCACCCTCTATTTCCCCATCAATGTCATCGCCAATCTCTATGTGAGCAACGGCATGTCCGCCGGCAACAGCCCGGCGGAAGCCCAGACCCAGGCCCTTTCTGAGATTTTCGAGCGCTATGTGAAATTCAAGGTGATTGCCGAGGGCCTGTGCCTGCCCGAGGTGCCGGAAGAAGTTATCGCCCGCTATCCCCGCATCGCTGCCGGGATCGCCGGACTGCGGGCCGCTGGGTTCGGCATTCTGGTGAAAGACGCCTCCTTGGGGGGCCAATTCCCGGTGATGAACGTGACCCTGCTCCACCCCGGGGATCGGGGCTGCTACGCCAGCTTTGGCGCCCATCCCCGCTTTGAGGTGGCCCTGGAACGGGCCCTCACCGAGCTGCTCCAGGGCCGGGCTCTGGACGGCCTGTTCGGCTTCCCCGAACCGGGCTTTGATTTGGAAGAAGCGGCCAGCGCCCCCAATCTGGAAATTCACTTTGTGGATTCCAGCGGCGTACTGCACTGGAATTTCCTCCGCCGGGAGGCGGATTTCCCCTTCTGCGATTGGAATTTCGGTGGTGCTTCCAGCACCGGGGAGCGGGACTGGCTGGTTAATCGGGTCCAGGAACTGGGCCACGACGTTTATCTGGCCGAATTCGGCCACCTGGGCGTCTATGTCTGCCGCATCCTGGTCCCCGGCCTGTCCGAGATTTATCCCGTGGATGACCTGGAATGGGAAAACACCAGCGTCATCACCGACCTGCGCGCTCCCATCCTCGCCCTGGATGGCTTGGACGACGAGGATTGCGGCGACCTGCTGGACGCCCTTATCGATCGGGGCATTGCCGACGACCGACCGGTGGCGGCCCTCCTCGGTCTGGCCCCGGACGAGGGCTACTGGAAAAGCCTGCGGGTGGGGGAACTGAAGACCCAGCTGGCCCTGGCCTGCGGCGACCGGGAGGCCATTCTGGAAGGCTGTCAGTGGGCCCGCTATTTCGAGGAAAACGACCCGGAACGGCGTCGCCTCTACGCCTGCGTGGAAAGCCTGGTGAAGCTGGAAGACCTGGGGGATGGGGCGGACGTGGCGGAAGATTTCGGCCAGCCCCTGGCCCAGCTTTACGGCCCGGCCGTCCTGGCCCAGGCCCAGGCTCTGCTGGAAGGGGAACAGCGTTTCCCCGGTTTCCTTCCCCTGGGGGCCGATCTGGAAGCCAGTGATCTGCACCGGCGGCTCATGGCCGGCTACGCCCGGCTCCAGGCCAGCCGGACGGAACGATGA
- a CDS encoding type II toxin-antitoxin system HipA family toxin has protein sequence MDLTLQIYVAGDWHDAVLLSLPDPAMGRRGKIRLDYEQDYALQWLFQDDEHACCMGFPVEIFCSYGGDSWPAFIDDILPSGASRRYWVNHLGLQNLSPMEQDGVLLHQGVIAPIGNLRIKESLPVMVPGSQLAGRRFSLAQVRDRDTDFLEYAQQMGAASGGAMGAGGEAPKLVLRCSAEEQVWIDTYQDDQACPDRHYLVKFPRGQRTPIDCDILRAEYHYYQELAALGIPTIDTAAMRLEEGARYPSLWLPRFDVAFKAGQLQRYGLESVYSLLNKPPGDYLSHLDVLAALIDLLSHQYLVREGRRQFDPAEFAIEWVKRDMLNVVFGNSDNHGRNVALLKTPEGIGLSPVFDFAPMKADPEGVVRTIKWPSPLEEGGNFNWWLIADRLKPWVAPDRLLPALGELANRLLGLRERLHSRGVPPSILDFPSLGFPFLDEKILSWKLP, from the coding sequence ATGGACCTTACCTTACAGATTTATGTGGCAGGTGATTGGCATGATGCCGTACTCCTATCTCTCCCTGACCCGGCTATGGGGCGGCGGGGGAAAATACGCCTAGATTATGAGCAAGACTACGCGCTGCAGTGGTTGTTCCAGGATGATGAGCATGCCTGCTGCATGGGCTTCCCCGTAGAGATTTTTTGTTCCTACGGGGGAGATAGTTGGCCCGCGTTTATTGACGATATTTTGCCCTCGGGGGCCTCCCGGCGTTACTGGGTCAATCATTTGGGCCTCCAGAACCTGTCACCCATGGAACAGGATGGGGTGCTCTTGCACCAGGGGGTTATTGCGCCCATCGGCAATCTGCGTATCAAAGAATCCCTGCCTGTTATGGTCCCTGGCAGCCAGCTGGCTGGTCGTCGTTTCTCCCTCGCCCAGGTACGGGATCGGGACACGGATTTTCTCGAGTATGCCCAGCAGATGGGAGCCGCTAGCGGTGGTGCAATGGGGGCAGGGGGAGAGGCTCCCAAGTTGGTTCTGCGTTGTTCTGCAGAGGAACAGGTATGGATTGATACCTACCAGGATGACCAGGCCTGTCCGGACCGCCACTACCTAGTTAAATTCCCACGGGGCCAACGCACTCCCATCGACTGCGATATTTTGCGTGCCGAATACCACTACTATCAGGAACTCGCTGCCCTCGGGATTCCGACTATTGATACGGCGGCGATGCGTTTGGAGGAAGGGGCCCGCTATCCCTCTCTATGGTTGCCCCGTTTCGACGTGGCATTTAAGGCAGGGCAGCTCCAGCGCTATGGCTTGGAGTCCGTGTATTCCCTCCTGAATAAGCCGCCCGGGGACTATTTGTCCCATCTGGATGTTCTGGCGGCTTTGATCGATCTGCTCAGCCATCAATATCTCGTTCGGGAAGGACGCCGGCAGTTTGATCCGGCGGAATTTGCCATCGAATGGGTAAAGCGGGATATGTTGAATGTGGTGTTTGGCAATAGTGACAACCACGGGCGTAATGTAGCTTTACTGAAAACCCCGGAGGGGATTGGACTTTCACCCGTCTTTGATTTCGCCCCCATGAAAGCGGATCCGGAGGGTGTTGTCCGGACCATAAAGTGGCCATCGCCTCTGGAGGAAGGAGGCAATTTCAACTGGTGGTTGATTGCTGACCGGCTGAAGCCCTGGGTTGCCCCTGACCGATTGTTACCAGCGCTGGGCGAATTGGCTAACCGATTGTTGGGCTTGAGAGAGCGACTTCATTCCCGTGGCGTTCCCCCCAGTATTCTGGATTTCCCCTCCCTCGGCTTCCCTTTTCTCGATGAGAAAATACTTAGTTGGAAATTGCCATGA
- a CDS encoding MFS transporter, protein MRQTSRPSPFSDPLTAARLANSALFFASGFTYAVWGVSLPQIKSQFALNDAHLSLAMFAVALGALLSMSVIGPWIARRGSPTACRQGGLVFALSVAPILLIPHFGLLLAWLLLFGATNAVLDVAINAQAATLELKASRPIMSSFHGLFSTGGLVGALAGSVWLGAGGSAAALFVVTALLVAGLVLLGSPHLLPDPHSDAAASRRGAPPGARRRLLALGVLAFLGLVVEGAMYDWTSVYLRDEVGAPAFWIGAGYGGFSLGMASGRFGGDRLRAWLGARRTLMVSGSLAALGLLLALGLPFTASAVAGFTLVGLGCANCVPVLFAASVKVEGVSSSEAIALVGRLGYLGILVGPVIVGFTAHHTGLPLALGLLALFALAIAAGARNAAEGK, encoded by the coding sequence ATGCGCCAGACCTCCCGTCCCTCACCCTTCTCTGATCCCTTGACCGCCGCCCGGCTGGCAAACTCCGCCCTGTTTTTTGCCAGCGGCTTCACCTATGCGGTGTGGGGCGTCAGTCTGCCCCAAATCAAAAGCCAGTTCGCCCTGAATGACGCCCACCTATCCCTAGCCATGTTTGCCGTGGCCTTGGGGGCCCTGCTATCCATGTCCGTCATCGGTCCCTGGATCGCCCGGCGGGGCAGTCCAACGGCCTGTCGCCAAGGGGGGCTGGTGTTCGCCCTGTCCGTGGCGCCCATTTTGTTGATTCCCCACTTCGGCCTGCTACTGGCCTGGCTGCTCTTGTTCGGCGCCACCAATGCGGTACTGGATGTGGCCATCAACGCCCAGGCCGCCACCTTGGAGCTGAAGGCCAGCCGCCCCATCATGTCCAGCTTTCACGGCCTGTTCAGTACCGGGGGGCTGGTGGGGGCCCTGGCGGGCAGTGTCTGGCTGGGGGCGGGCGGGTCCGCCGCTGCCCTGTTTGTGGTCACCGCCCTGCTGGTGGCCGGATTGGTGCTGCTGGGCAGCCCCCATCTGCTCCCGGACCCCCACAGCGATGCCGCCGCTTCCCGCCGGGGAGCGCCTCCGGGGGCCCGGCGCCGCCTGCTGGCCCTGGGGGTGCTGGCCTTTCTCGGGCTGGTGGTAGAGGGGGCCATGTATGACTGGACCTCGGTCTATCTGCGGGACGAGGTGGGGGCCCCGGCCTTCTGGATCGGGGCTGGATATGGGGGCTTTTCCCTGGGCATGGCCAGTGGCCGTTTCGGCGGAGATCGGCTGCGGGCCTGGCTCGGCGCCCGGCGCACCCTCATGGTTTCGGGTAGTCTGGCCGCCCTGGGGCTGCTGCTGGCCCTAGGCCTGCCCTTCACCGCCAGCGCCGTGGCCGGTTTCACCCTGGTGGGCCTGGGCTGCGCCAACTGCGTTCCCGTGCTCTTTGCCGCCAGCGTCAAGGTGGAAGGGGTTTCCTCTTCGGAAGCCATCGCCCTGGTGGGCCGCCTGGGCTATCTGGGCATTCTGGTGGGGCCGGTGATCGTGGGCTTTACCGCCCACCACACCGGCCTGCCCCTGGCCTTGGGCCTGCTGGCCCTGTTTGCCCTGGCCATTGCGGCGGGGGCCAGAAACGCAGCGGAGGGGAAGTAA
- a CDS encoding PA4780 family RIO1-like protein kinase, producing MKTPARLEPLVTDGLVDEVLGQLMSGKEAMVFVVRCGDEVRCAKVYKEAHKRSFRQAVAYTEGRKVKNSRQARAMEKGSRYGRQEQEAAWQHAEVDALYRLAGAGVRVPTPFNFHEGVLLMELVADAEGNPAPRLNDLKLSPETARLYHDFLLRQVVLMLCAGVVHGDLSEYNILVDDQGPVIIDLPQAIDAAANNNAQALLERDVANLAAYFSQFAPELAGTRYGPEIWALFESGKLLPDSPLTGHYCPDQTPADVAEILQVIDAAEAEEVQRRARKAAAEAAGQWPQPDRGV from the coding sequence ATGAAAACCCCAGCCCGCCTGGAACCCCTGGTCACGGATGGCCTGGTGGACGAAGTGCTGGGCCAGCTCATGAGCGGTAAAGAGGCCATGGTCTTTGTCGTCCGCTGCGGGGACGAGGTGCGTTGCGCCAAGGTCTACAAGGAAGCCCATAAGCGCAGTTTCCGTCAGGCCGTGGCCTACACGGAAGGGCGCAAGGTGAAGAACAGCCGCCAGGCCCGGGCCATGGAAAAGGGCTCCCGTTATGGCCGTCAGGAGCAGGAAGCGGCCTGGCAGCACGCCGAGGTGGATGCCCTCTACCGGCTGGCGGGGGCCGGGGTGCGGGTGCCCACCCCCTTCAATTTCCATGAGGGGGTGCTGCTTATGGAACTGGTGGCGGACGCCGAGGGCAATCCGGCGCCCCGGCTCAATGACCTGAAACTGAGTCCGGAGACCGCCCGGCTGTACCACGACTTTCTGCTCCGCCAGGTGGTGCTCATGCTCTGTGCCGGGGTGGTGCACGGGGATTTATCCGAATACAACATTCTGGTGGATGACCAGGGGCCGGTGATTATCGACCTACCCCAGGCCATCGACGCGGCGGCCAACAATAACGCCCAGGCCCTGCTGGAGCGGGATGTGGCCAATCTGGCTGCCTATTTCAGCCAGTTTGCCCCGGAGTTGGCCGGGACCCGTTACGGCCCGGAAATCTGGGCCCTCTTTGAAAGCGGCAAGTTGCTGCCGGATAGCCCGCTAACGGGCCATTACTGTCCGGACCAAACCCCGGCGGACGTGGCGGAAATTCTCCAGGTCATCGACGCCGCCGAGGCTGAAGAGGTCCAGCGCCGGGCCCGCAAAGCCGCCGCCGAAGCGGCGGGCCAGTGGCCCCAGCCGGATAGGGGAGTCTAA